In the Leptotrichia sp. oral taxon 223 genome, CTTTACAGACGCAGCTTTTAAAGTCATATAGCAACTGGAAAGGTACAAAATATTCGCTTGGCGGAGATTCGGAAAGAGGAATGGACTGTTCAGCATTGACAAGAAGGGTTTATCGGGAAGTTTATGGATATGAATTGCCAAGACAGACTATACAGCAAATTAAAGTAGGAGCCCATATTCCAAAGGAAAACTTGAAACCGGGAGATATTGTATTTTTTAGGCCTGAAGGAAATAATCATACGGCAGTTTACTTAGGGGATACGCTTTTCATAAATGCCTCGTCATCTAAAGGAGTTGTAATTTCTACTTTGGAAAATACATATTGGAATAAATATTTTAGATATGGAGTAAGAGTCAGATCAGTTTAATAAAATGTAAAGAATATGTATTAATCTTGATACATATTTTTTATTTATTGCATTTTTATATTGAAAAAGAGATAAGAATAGTGTATTATATATACATTAGATTTAGGGTAATTAGTAATGAAATAATTAATTCTTAGGTAGATAAACCTTAATCAAAAAAGTTTTTTAGGAGGAAAAAATAATGAAAAATTACAAAGTGGCAATTATTGGAGCAACTGGACTTGTTGGAAGAACATTTTTAAAAGTGTTAAAAGAAAGAAATTTTCCAGTAGAAAAACTATATCTTTATGCTTCGCCAAATTCGGCAGGGAAAAAAATTGAGTTTAATGGGACAGAATACACTGTTATGGAATTAAAAGATGAAACAATAGCAGATGATATTGATGTGGCTTTATTTTCAGCCGGTGGAGGAGTATCATTGGAATATGCACCGAAATTCAAGGCAAAAGGTGCAGTTGTAATAGATAACAGCAGTGCTTGGAGAATGGATAAAAATATTCCGTTAATAGTTCCTGAAGCGAATCCTGAGGCACTGGAAAATCATCCAGGAATCATTGCAAATCCAAACTGTTCTACAATTCAGGTGATGCCTGTGCTAAAGGTACTGCAGGATAAATATGGATTAAAAAGAGTAATTTACTCGACTTATCAGGCTGTGGCAGGTTCTGGACAGAGAGGAATTGATGATTTGGAAGCTAATTTGAAAGGGGAGCCATCAAAAGGGTATCCACATCAAATAGCATTTAACGCATTGCCGCACATTGATGTTTTCTTGGATAACGGCTATACAAAAGAAGAAGAAAAAATGATTAATGAAACTAGAAAAATATTAAACTTGCCAGACTTAAAGGTAACAGCA is a window encoding:
- a CDS encoding aspartate-semialdehyde dehydrogenase, which encodes MKNYKVAIIGATGLVGRTFLKVLKERNFPVEKLYLYASPNSAGKKIEFNGTEYTVMELKDETIADDIDVALFSAGGGVSLEYAPKFKAKGAVVIDNSSAWRMDKNIPLIVPEANPEALENHPGIIANPNCSTIQVMPVLKVLQDKYGLKRVIYSTYQAVAGSGQRGIDDLEANLKGEPSKGYPHQIAFNALPHIDVFLDNGYTKEEEKMINETRKILNLPDLKVTATCVRVPVRYGHAVSVNVELEKPFELEDVIRAFEEKEGIIVQNDGKNNIYPMPINAQDTDEVYVGRIRKDFSADNALNLWVVADNIRKGAATNTIQIAETLIKKGAL